The following are encoded in a window of Sulfitobacter sp. S190 genomic DNA:
- a CDS encoding NUDIX domain-containing protein, translating into MSDLFFYGTLRHVPLLETVLGRDASDLSLAHADLPGYAVCAVKEGPFPTIVPRHGETAQGVLVKGLQAQDIARLNYYEGGFDYDLVKVTLADGHEAQVYMPPPDVWTAMEPWDLAEWESHWAALSVEAAQEVMGHLGTLSRAQVAEKFGMIRTRAWGRVLARSPRTSQGVFDGRIELAEARRAYTGYFAVDELVMRHELFGGGMSDALDRSVFLASDVAIVLPYDPNRDAVLLVEQVRLGPIGRKDPTVWQLEPIAGRIDPGEQPEAAARREASEEAGLDLHRLELVSESYPTPGTSTEFYHIFVGLTDLPDSAAGLGGLETEAEDIRARIVGFDTFLQMAETRALANTPLHMLAYWLAHHRKRLRSG; encoded by the coding sequence ATGAGCGATCTGTTTTTCTACGGCACGCTGCGGCATGTTCCTTTGCTCGAAACGGTATTGGGGCGCGACGCTTCCGATCTGTCACTCGCCCACGCGGATTTGCCGGGTTACGCCGTTTGCGCAGTAAAGGAAGGCCCGTTCCCGACCATCGTCCCGCGGCACGGAGAGACCGCCCAAGGCGTGCTTGTGAAGGGGTTGCAGGCGCAGGATATCGCGCGGCTGAATTATTACGAGGGTGGTTTCGACTATGATCTCGTGAAAGTTACGCTCGCCGATGGACACGAAGCGCAAGTCTACATGCCACCGCCGGATGTTTGGACGGCGATGGAGCCTTGGGATTTGGCGGAATGGGAGAGCCATTGGGCCGCCCTGAGCGTCGAGGCGGCGCAAGAGGTGATGGGGCATCTTGGCACGCTCTCGCGCGCACAGGTCGCCGAGAAATTTGGCATGATCCGGACGCGGGCATGGGGCCGCGTTCTGGCCCGGTCGCCAAGGACCTCTCAAGGTGTCTTTGACGGGCGGATCGAACTCGCCGAGGCGCGCCGCGCCTATACCGGTTACTTCGCGGTCGATGAACTTGTGATGCGGCACGAGTTGTTTGGCGGCGGCATGTCGGACGCGTTGGACCGGTCCGTTTTTCTTGCCTCCGATGTCGCGATCGTTCTGCCCTACGACCCCAATCGTGACGCGGTCTTGCTGGTAGAGCAGGTGCGTCTTGGCCCGATTGGCCGTAAGGATCCTACGGTGTGGCAACTCGAACCCATCGCGGGGCGCATTGATCCCGGAGAGCAGCCCGAGGCCGCCGCACGCCGGGAAGCGTCCGAGGAGGCCGGGCTGGATCTGCACCGCCTCGAACTGGTAAGCGAGAGCTATCCGACCCCGGGAACGTCGACGGAATTCTACCACATTTTCGTCGGTCTCACCGACCTGCCGGACAGCGCCGCGGGTTTGGGAGGTCTGGAAACAGAAGCCGAAGATATTCGCGCACGTATCGTCGGGTTCGACACTTTTTTGCAGATGGCCGAGACACGCGCCCTGGCCAATACGCCGCTTCATATGCTGGCCTATTGGTTGGCCCACCATCGGAAGCGGTTGAGGTCTGGATAA
- a CDS encoding cyclopropane-fatty-acyl-phospholipid synthase family protein, protein MTLTSTDGQTGLPRYFARVFGMARDLRHGRIDFVLPDGRRFRAEGASPGPVAELDIHNDDLFARLIREGDLGFCDAYLDGWWSTPDLQAFMDFIHHDNEELYDGFPGLGLVRKFEQVRFWLQRNSKAQARKNISYHYDLGNDFYGMWLDDTMTYSSAIFNDPQQSMEAAQTEKYKSMVDQMGVGPGDHVLEIGCGWGGFAEYAAKERGLQVTCLTISEEQFKYAVDRIEKAGLSDKVTFKLQDYRDETGIYDGIASIEMFEAVGEKYWPAYFETVRERLKPGKSATLQIITVADRRWKVYKRGVDFIQKYIFPGGMLPSPSALRQQVEKAGLAVEKSIEFGKSYDITLRRWHETFNAKWDQISALGFDERFRRMWNFYLTSCASTFESGNCDVTQITVRKPG, encoded by the coding sequence ATGACCTTAACTTCGACCGACGGGCAGACCGGCTTGCCACGCTATTTTGCGCGTGTGTTCGGCATGGCCCGAGACCTGCGCCACGGGCGTATCGATTTTGTATTGCCGGATGGCCGCAGGTTTCGCGCCGAAGGGGCATCGCCCGGACCCGTTGCCGAGCTGGACATCCACAACGATGATCTGTTTGCCCGACTGATCCGCGAAGGCGATCTTGGCTTCTGCGACGCCTATCTCGATGGGTGGTGGAGCACACCGGATCTTCAGGCCTTCATGGATTTTATACATCACGATAACGAAGAGCTCTATGATGGGTTTCCGGGCCTCGGGCTGGTGCGCAAGTTCGAACAGGTCCGTTTCTGGCTGCAGCGCAATTCAAAGGCGCAGGCGCGCAAGAACATCTCTTATCACTATGATCTTGGGAATGATTTTTACGGCATGTGGCTGGACGACACGATGACGTATTCGAGCGCCATCTTCAACGACCCGCAGCAGAGCATGGAAGCGGCGCAAACCGAAAAATACAAATCCATGGTCGACCAGATGGGGGTCGGACCGGGCGACCACGTGCTGGAAATCGGCTGCGGATGGGGGGGCTTTGCCGAATATGCCGCCAAAGAACGCGGCTTGCAGGTCACCTGCCTTACCATCAGCGAAGAGCAGTTCAAGTACGCGGTGGACCGCATTGAAAAAGCAGGACTTTCCGACAAGGTAACATTCAAGCTTCAGGACTACCGCGACGAAACCGGCATATACGATGGCATCGCAAGCATCGAAATGTTCGAAGCTGTGGGTGAAAAATACTGGCCTGCCTATTTTGAAACGGTCCGCGAACGGCTCAAGCCCGGCAAGTCGGCCACCCTGCAGATCATCACCGTCGCGGATCGGCGCTGGAAGGTCTACAAGCGCGGCGTTGATTTCATTCAGAAATACATCTTTCCCGGGGGCATGCTGCCCAGCCCGTCGGCCTTGCGCCAACAGGTCGAAAAAGCGGGACTTGCCGTGGAAAAGTCCATCGAATTTGGCAAAAGCTACGATATCACGCTGCGCCGGTGGCACGAGACGTTCAACGCAAAATGGGACCAGATCAGCGCGCTCGGCTTTGACGAACGGTTCCGGCGTATGTGGAATTTTTACCTCACGTCGTGCGCGTCGACTTTTGAGAGTGGAAATTGCGACGTGACACAGATTACGGTGCGCAAGCCGGGCTAG
- a CDS encoding BCCT family transporter, protein MAPKPPLTELPIKTANTGFYRGFSVNVTVVSKIIISVLVVWAIVWPEWAGAVLGAWNSAILANFAAWYIWTVAFFIIVCLGLALWPTAGKLNLGLEGEKPEFTNFSWFSMMFGAGIGVGMLTWAVAEPVAHFQNNPSVIQGVTTALESDNVRTAYVWSFLHWGLGAWACYAVAGLSLAFFSYRRGLPLTIRSSLTPLFGKSLSGTLGHVIDIVAVVATILGVAQTLGFGVEQFVAGLTRIGIGGLADVDGSATTTGIIVALLVIMGASTLSALSGVGKGIKWLSNINMVLSIVLLGFFIIFGATFFGATAFFVGIWDYLIALPQLSFQVFRSDGVDGSESFLLAQWQGWWPVFYWAWWIAFAPFVGLFLARISRGRTIREFVLGAMIVPSLMCFVWFAWAGGTAIDLELNGGADGVILNAANGDKIFAMTEFMLAPIAQALAWGMALLIVVLLMTFLVTSADSAVLIVNTINAAGDEGPKARPHILFWGAALALVVGGLLISGGTSAIQTAMVIGALPFSIVMVMMCFALIKAIWNDGRREAAGVPTLADPDQVPAE, encoded by the coding sequence ATGGCACCTAAGCCTCCACTAACGGAATTGCCGATCAAAACGGCGAATACCGGTTTCTACCGTGGGTTCAGCGTGAACGTCACGGTGGTCAGCAAGATTATCATCAGCGTGTTGGTCGTCTGGGCCATCGTCTGGCCTGAATGGGCGGGCGCCGTTCTGGGCGCGTGGAATTCCGCAATCCTGGCGAATTTTGCCGCCTGGTATATCTGGACAGTCGCCTTTTTCATCATTGTCTGCCTGGGACTTGCGCTATGGCCAACGGCAGGGAAGCTCAATCTCGGGCTGGAAGGTGAAAAGCCCGAATTTACGAATTTTTCCTGGTTTTCTATGATGTTCGGGGCCGGTATCGGGGTTGGCATGCTGACCTGGGCGGTTGCCGAGCCTGTCGCGCACTTTCAAAACAACCCATCGGTTATCCAAGGCGTCACAACTGCGCTGGAGAGTGACAACGTGCGTACGGCTTACGTGTGGTCGTTTCTGCATTGGGGTCTTGGCGCCTGGGCGTGTTACGCGGTTGCGGGGCTCTCGCTGGCGTTCTTCAGCTACCGTCGCGGTTTGCCGCTGACCATCCGGTCGTCGCTGACACCGCTTTTCGGCAAGAGCCTGTCGGGAACGCTGGGCCATGTCATCGATATCGTTGCTGTTGTGGCAACCATCCTTGGTGTTGCACAGACGCTCGGATTCGGGGTGGAACAGTTTGTAGCGGGGCTGACGCGGATCGGCATCGGCGGTTTGGCCGACGTTGACGGGTCGGCAACAACGACCGGCATCATCGTGGCTTTGCTTGTCATCATGGGGGCCTCGACGCTTTCGGCACTTTCGGGTGTCGGCAAGGGGATCAAATGGCTGTCGAACATCAACATGGTCCTGTCGATCGTACTTCTGGGCTTTTTCATCATCTTCGGTGCGACGTTCTTTGGGGCGACGGCATTCTTCGTCGGGATCTGGGACTACCTGATCGCATTGCCGCAGCTGAGCTTCCAGGTGTTCCGCTCTGACGGCGTGGACGGGTCCGAGTCTTTCCTTCTGGCACAGTGGCAGGGCTGGTGGCCTGTTTTCTACTGGGCTTGGTGGATCGCCTTTGCTCCGTTCGTGGGTCTGTTCCTCGCGCGTATTTCACGTGGTCGGACAATCCGCGAATTTGTCCTGGGCGCGATGATTGTTCCGTCGCTGATGTGCTTTGTCTGGTTTGCATGGGCCGGTGGCACCGCAATCGATCTGGAGCTGAACGGCGGGGCAGATGGCGTCATTCTGAATGCGGCCAATGGTGACAAGATCTTCGCCATGACCGAGTTTATGTTGGCACCCATCGCACAGGCGCTGGCATGGGGCATGGCGCTGTTGATCGTTGTCTTGCTGATGACGTTCCTGGTGACATCGGCAGACTCCGCCGTGCTCATCGTCAATACGATCAATGCCGCGGGTGATGAAGGGCCCAAGGCGCGCCCGCATATCCTGTTCTGGGGGGCGGCGCTGGCACTGGTTGTCGGTGGATTGCTCATTTCCGGCGGGACGAGCGCGATCCAGACTGCGATGGTCATCGGCGCGTTGCCGTTCTCGATCGTGATGGTCATGATGTGCTTCGCGCTTATCAAGGCGATCTGGAACGATGGACGTCGTGAAGCGGCAGGCGTCCCGACGCTTGCCGATCCCGATCAGGTGCCGGCAGAGTAA
- a CDS encoding TrgA family protein, with product MPTAAKLVAAVLLAVLAYILSELVRPLMPEGTAFGNFNYVNMAIGALTGWFIMGRRSGRGLVHGINNGLTGTAVMMLWALGWHAAYEMFRQAMRNRFDGPMEALTEIFLIASDNAVTIATVSVLGTAVIGAVIAGVLTDFAAKTWR from the coding sequence ATGCCCACAGCTGCAAAACTGGTGGCTGCCGTCTTATTGGCAGTGCTGGCCTATATCCTGTCCGAACTGGTGCGCCCCCTGATGCCCGAAGGGACGGCCTTCGGGAATTTCAACTACGTCAACATGGCCATCGGCGCCCTGACAGGATGGTTCATCATGGGACGTCGCAGTGGCCGGGGGCTGGTCCATGGGATAAATAACGGCCTTACGGGAACCGCGGTGATGATGCTTTGGGCCCTTGGATGGCACGCCGCTTACGAAATGTTCCGCCAGGCGATGCGCAACCGGTTCGATGGGCCCATGGAAGCACTTACCGAGATTTTTCTGATCGCGTCTGACAACGCAGTCACGATTGCGACGGTTTCGGTTCTGGGCACCGCGGTGATCGGTGCCGTGATCGCGGGCGTTCTGACTGACTTCGCGGCAAAGACCTGGCGCTGA
- a CDS encoding deoxyribodipyrimidine photo-lyase: protein MSDTSPIIVWFRRDFRLSDHPALHAAAQTGRPVIPVFILDELYASLGAAPKFRMGLAIEHFAKTLDDKGSKLILRRSDKALDALQQLVRETGAGSVFWTRQYDPAAVTRDTEVKDVLKEEGVDARSFGGHLMFEPWTVETKTGGYYKVYTPFWNTVKGRGVDAPLSAPSKLEQPAEWPESDDLESWGMAAAMARGADVVRPFVQLGEGAAQSRLGAFLAHKVADYGKTRDLPGVDGTSNLSENLALGEISPHQCWHAGQRALEEGKAGAETFLKELVWREFAYHLMHHTPRILDANWREDWAQFPWNEDERRAEVKAWKQGRTGIRFVDAALREMYVSGRMHNRGRMIVASYLTKHLMCHWRIGQKWFEECLIDWDPASNAMGWQWSAGSGPDATPYFRVFNPVTQLDKFDKDRDYVSRWIAEEYANPHKDALAYFDAIPQRWNMAADDDYPEPIVTAEDGRKAALAAYENRDF, encoded by the coding sequence ATGTCCGACACGTCCCCGATCATTGTCTGGTTTCGCCGTGATTTCCGGCTCAGTGACCATCCCGCGCTTCATGCGGCGGCCCAAACCGGACGGCCGGTAATTCCGGTTTTCATTCTGGATGAGCTATATGCCTCTCTAGGGGCCGCACCAAAGTTCCGCATGGGGCTGGCGATCGAACATTTCGCGAAAACGCTCGATGACAAGGGCAGCAAGCTGATCCTTCGACGGTCCGATAAGGCACTGGACGCACTTCAGCAGCTCGTACGCGAGACGGGAGCGGGATCCGTGTTCTGGACACGCCAGTATGACCCCGCGGCGGTGACACGCGATACCGAGGTCAAGGATGTGCTGAAGGAAGAAGGCGTCGATGCGCGTTCGTTCGGCGGTCATTTGATGTTCGAGCCATGGACGGTCGAGACGAAAACGGGTGGGTATTACAAGGTCTACACGCCCTTCTGGAACACGGTCAAAGGGCGCGGCGTCGATGCGCCCTTGTCCGCGCCGTCAAAGCTGGAGCAACCAGCGGAGTGGCCCGAGAGTGACGATCTGGAAAGCTGGGGAATGGCCGCGGCCATGGCGCGCGGTGCCGATGTGGTGCGACCTTTCGTGCAGTTGGGCGAGGGAGCCGCGCAATCCCGCCTTGGCGCGTTTCTTGCCCATAAGGTTGCGGATTACGGCAAGACGAGGGATTTGCCCGGCGTTGATGGCACGTCGAACCTGAGCGAGAACCTCGCGTTGGGAGAAATCAGCCCGCATCAATGCTGGCACGCCGGTCAACGCGCTCTGGAAGAGGGTAAGGCAGGGGCCGAAACCTTCCTCAAAGAGCTTGTCTGGCGCGAATTTGCCTACCACCTGATGCACCACACGCCCCGCATACTGGACGCAAACTGGCGCGAGGACTGGGCGCAGTTCCCTTGGAACGAGGATGAGCGGCGAGCCGAGGTGAAGGCCTGGAAACAGGGGCGTACGGGGATCCGGTTTGTCGATGCCGCCCTGCGCGAGATGTATGTCTCCGGGCGGATGCACAACCGGGGGCGCATGATCGTCGCCAGCTATCTGACCAAGCATCTGATGTGTCACTGGCGGATCGGCCAGAAGTGGTTCGAAGAGTGCCTGATCGACTGGGATCCGGCATCAAACGCGATGGGCTGGCAATGGTCTGCGGGATCCGGCCCCGACGCGACGCCTTACTTCCGCGTCTTCAATCCTGTGACACAGCTCGACAAATTCGACAAAGACCGCGATTATGTTAGCCGATGGATTGCGGAAGAATATGCCAATCCGCACAAGGACGCGCTGGCTTATTTTGATGCAATACCTCAGCGATGGAACATGGCGGCAGATGACGACTATCCCGAACCGATTGTAACGGCCGAGGACGGGCGCAAGGCCGCGCTTGCAGCGTATGAAAACCGGGATTTTTAG
- a CDS encoding cysteine synthase A, producing MHVARDLETAVGNTPLIRLRGASEATGCEIYGKAEFMNPGQSVKDRAALFIIRDAIARGELKPGGTIVEGTAGNTGIGLALVGASMGFKTVIVIPETQSEEKKDMLRLAGAELVQVPAAPYRNPNNFVRYSERLAHELAKTSDKGVIWANQFDNVANRQAHIETTGPEVWDQTDGKVDGFVCAVGSGGTLAGMAMALQDKGVKIGLADPDGAALHSYYTTGELASEGSSIAEGIGQVRITKNLEGLKPDFSYNVPDAEALPLVFDMLEHEGLCLGASSGVNVAGAMRMARDMGPGKTIVTILCDYGTRYQSKLFNPAFLREKGLPTPAWLEQEPHDIPTVFEEV from the coding sequence ATGCATGTCGCGCGCGATCTGGAAACTGCCGTTGGAAACACCCCGCTGATCCGCTTGCGCGGCGCGAGCGAGGCGACGGGATGCGAGATTTACGGCAAAGCGGAATTCATGAACCCCGGCCAATCCGTCAAGGACCGCGCGGCCCTGTTCATCATCCGTGACGCCATCGCACGGGGCGAGTTAAAGCCCGGCGGAACGATTGTCGAAGGGACAGCCGGCAATACAGGCATCGGACTTGCGCTCGTCGGCGCTTCCATGGGGTTCAAGACCGTGATCGTGATCCCCGAAACGCAATCCGAAGAAAAGAAAGACATGCTGCGTCTGGCCGGTGCCGAACTGGTGCAGGTGCCCGCCGCGCCCTATCGCAACCCCAACAATTTCGTACGCTACTCTGAAAGGTTGGCACATGAGCTGGCGAAGACGTCGGACAAGGGTGTGATCTGGGCCAATCAGTTTGACAACGTCGCAAATCGTCAGGCTCACATCGAAACCACCGGACCCGAGGTTTGGGACCAGACCGATGGCAAGGTAGACGGTTTTGTCTGTGCAGTCGGCTCCGGCGGCACGCTGGCCGGAATGGCCATGGCGCTGCAGGATAAGGGGGTGAAAATCGGTCTGGCCGATCCCGATGGTGCCGCGCTTCACAGCTATTACACCACCGGAGAGCTGGCCAGCGAGGGATCGTCGATTGCCGAGGGCATCGGTCAGGTCCGCATCACCAAGAACCTTGAAGGGCTTAAACCGGACTTCAGCTATAACGTGCCGGATGCGGAGGCTCTGCCGCTGGTGTTTGACATGCTTGAACACGAAGGTTTGTGTCTTGGGGCGTCATCGGGCGTGAATGTGGCAGGCGCCATGCGCATGGCCCGCGATATGGGGCCGGGTAAGACAATCGTTACGATCCTGTGCGATTACGGCACGCGCTATCAGTCGAAACTGTTCAATCCTGCCTTCCTGCGGGAAAAGGGGCTGCCAACGCCCGCTTGGCTCGAGCAGGAGCCCCACGACATTCCGACCGTATTCGAGGAGGTATGA